The DNA region atagtaCTTAAGATTAATTCTAAAGAGAAAATTAAAAGGAGAAGAGAGAAGAAAAAGAATAATGAAATTGGAGATGCTGACATACTCTAGCAAACTGAATTTGATTGAGATTGAGAGTTCTAGGTTCATTCTCTATTGATGATGTCCTGTCTAATGGAGCCACTGATGACCCTCCCATTATTTTTCTTTTGCTGTATAGATAGAAATAGAACAAACAGAATGGTCGAATATTGTTTCTGGTTTGTCTTGAACAAGAAAATGTTTCAAAGTTTTCTGACTTTTCATAATCCCATAGGCCCTCTATATATAGTAGTTTCCACTCAAGCCACAACcgtcaaaagaaaaaagaaaaaaaggacaaATGATTCGTATAAAATATAGAAAAGGATGTTTTACTTAATAGGGCTCCTAATTTGTCATTATTACCTAAGTTCCCCCATAGAATCTTAAATTACAATTGTTGCCAGCATATATGTAACCATTGACCTTATACGTGCAGATTAGACATTCCAATCATTTTGATACAGAGTTAGGTCACTAGCGTTCGCCACAGTTATTAAAAAATATTAGATCAATCGcgcaaaaatattttttattttctaattAAAGGGATTATTTGATATCGCTCCATAAATAAAatttcttatatatgtatatctaaataatatatttttaaaagattGTATGCATATGTAGAATATATAGGGGATGATATCTCTTGTAAGTAATTAATACAAGTAAAAAATAATTTGAGACATGAAGTTATAAAGCAATATATGCTATCATTATACTCGGGATAAGTGGATAGATAGCTACTATATTACCCGTTATTAAATATTAGCCACTAGTTTCAAACACCATGAATGATTCATGAGGTTTAAACCTTTATGAGTTCAAAACCAAAAAATGATGGATGGAATTcaaacatttataagttttaatgTGTTTTAAATAAGACATTTTTATCTAAATTTTATTTATGCATTAAATTATAATTAATTCTCTATTACTTGTCAAACGATCGCTAACAACTTAAAAAACTGGCCATCCACCTAATTTTTACATACTCACATTCATTTTTgaaacaaaaaggaaaataagctAGCACTATTTTGGAGGTTAAATCCATTTCGAGGTGGTGCGCATGAAAAGAAATTGAAAGTAGTGGTCGTGAATTAACTAAATATGTAAGCATGGGACGTTAGTAAAATTTTTGAAACTTGAAGGGGAAAGTAGAAGGTTTAACCAATAAGAGAGTTAACACTTGACAGTTGACACTTGTCACGTACAAAAAATCAAAATGAAAACGaacaaaaatagaataaaaacaTGTGAGGCAATGATAAGTAAGATAACTATGAAAACGCAACGTGGCAGAAACAAATGTCCACATTTTGGGCTACGTGGAATTGAGGACGGCTGTACTGGACACGTGTGCATTGCTGGATTTACCATACAGTTACAGAAAGTCTCCAAGTAAATCCAATTTGGTAATATATGTTTTTTCTCTAAAAGTAGAAAGTGAGAAGCTCTTACGTGTTATCTGCAATTTATACTAACCAGTACCATTACTACATGTTTATTCCAGTTGATTGGCTAATATGGACAGACAGGATTCAATATCGGACACGTGTAAGATGCTTAATGAAGTTTGTTGTAGTGTTTGCGGTTGATTTTATGTTTGTAAAAGGAGAGACCAATTCACGAATTGATGTTATTGGTTCCTATAGCCTCAAactaatatataaaaataattatgttgacaattatatatttaatttagggtattttattaatatataaaagtttttgaaaaaaaatatattgtatTCTCATAAACTCATGTTATACTCTAAATCAGCCTCTGCGTACAAAATCAGTTTAGTGATTTTCCATGGACAGTTCAAAAATATAATACTCACATAGGAGAGTGGAGCCATAATAGAAGATACAGGTTCATAGAATCAATAGCTTTGAATcaaattttgtattttttattaaaaaatttaaCATATGTATAATTAATGTATGACGAACCAGTAAGAAACAAATTGCGATTCATCATTCATAAACTTAATATCCTAGCTTTGACCCATAATGCACATAGATGTATTTATTTTTAATACATAGATTGTAAATTATTATTATATTCATTAATTTATATTAAATGTATAAATATCAGATATAAATTAATGCATTATTGACATGAGTAATAAGACGAGGATGTCGGTTAATTTGGTAGAATAGGAAGAAATTTCTTAGTCTTGTTTGGTAGAGGTCTACTTTGACCCGATGTGACAATTGACGAACAATTATTGGGAGTTGATGGATTCTTGTTCAAAATTGGTCTCATAAGACAAAAGTTAGACGTATGCTTTTTTCAACCCATAATAGTGCAACAAGGAAGGCGTATGATTTTCAGACAACATGTGTGCGTAACatgtttttttttatcttttgatGGTAAAACTTCTAATATTCTTATCTCATGTGTTTGGTTCTTTTGGGCAGCTACATATGGACATTTTATATAGGCGGCTAGTGTATAAAGATGAATCTAAATTTAAAAATAatgaattttatatttatttcaaATTAATATAGCAATAATTATATctataattaaatatttataaatacttTAATACTATCTCTTTTTTGGTGAGAactttaataattttttaatatacataggcATGATAGGTGTAAAAGCTACTCGATCCTATAAACGCCGTAACTTATTTGTCCTTTAGAGCTGCCAATGTTTAGTGTAGTTTTGATTTCTTTTAAACCTCTTCCTTGTCCTCCTTCCTTCCCCCTTAAATTTTGTACGTATTGTTATCTTTCTGTTAAAAAAAAAGGTTCTAAATTTAATATGATAAAAATGTTTTTTCAAATATAGTTTGTTTGATGAAATCATTTAGTAGTATTTGACTACTTCAAATTGTTGAAAATGTTTATTTCTATTCTTCAAGAAAAGTGATACCAAAAGGAAAAATATCACTTATgagcaaaagtttttttttttcttcactatTTTGTCCTTGTAAATAATTGGGGAAAGGGATATTAATAGTTTTGGAGAAAAGGCCttaaatagtcccttatctatgagagtaggtctaaaatggtcccttaaatatacacttaccggttttagtcctttaactattcaaaaacttatcaaatttggtctccgtcTAATTTTTATACAAACAACGTACAAACCCATAAACTTCCGTGAGATTAATgttaaaccattcctcagacccgtctctctctctctcccccggcttctttttcctcaagttcctcttgttaaaaaaaaaagcattatGGCACTAGTGTCACTCTCGAGTCTCTGAAATTCGAAAAGACAAACTCAAGCACATAATTTTTGTAACCATTCTtctcaaacactactaaaaatCTGGCAAAAACTGACGgattttcaataatttttttaaatattttttttgagaaAACTGCGTCGGTTATTTTTTGCGCAAAAATGcgcaaaaaaaatataattattctgtatactattttctaaaataaattgATGGAGTCCgccggttttttatttttattttttaatttttttataaaaaaaacagACGGACTCCGTCGATTTTTAGAGcgaaaaaacagtataaattaaaccaatgtaagtatatgaacaaaGAATATtagtggtctagtggtaaagccctttaatgccaaggaacatacccgGGCTCGATTCCAAGTTCCcacatttcattctttaattttcaaaaaaaaaaaaaacgataggagtttgtcggtttttttttttttttttttacaaaaccgacggactccgTCAGTTACGAAACGCGagagagaacttgaggaaaaaagttAAGGTTAAAGGTTTATGGGTTTGTAcgctatttgtataaaaaatagacgaagaccaaatttgataagtttttggatagttaaaggactaaaaccggtaagtgtatatttaagggaccattttagagCTACTTccatagataagggactatttatggccttttctcaaTAGTTTTGCAAGGAATTAAGTAGATTACGAGTGGAAATTGCAAATTACTCCCACAAGATTATCCTACTTCACGTTTTACACCTTACAAATTTATAAAATATTTCACTTACTGGAAATTGATCCAAGAAAATATTTCCCACACGttaaaattatttcaaaataattTTCGCGAGCCTTTTCTCTAAAATTATCGTGTGTCATCGAAAGAGGAGATATGTGAAGCTTCTCTTTTAGATTCTTCAACGTGTGGGCTGAATATGTCAGTTTTCTATGCTCTTGAATTCTCAATATGTAATGAACCATGGAGATTGTCTTCTCAAAAGAGGTTGGTGAAAGTGGGGCAGCGCAAGAAAATAACAATCATACCCGACATTCAGAGTGCTGGAGATAAAACCAGTGGTAGCCATAAAGTGGAGAATTTCCATCCATTTGTTGAATCTATACTAGCTTAGGACACAATTGAAACAATTAAACTATACTAGAACATTGATAAAGTTGGACTAGATCTCATTGCACAACACAGGAAAAGCTCCCTCACTAGTACTCTGGTGAACTGCTTGAGTTACAGAGATCCAAATCGCAGAATCTAAAACAATGGTCTTTGATCGAGGAGAGTGTGATGAAACAGAAATCTACAGTTAAATGGATGCAACCAGGCAACTCCAATACCAAATATCTCCCCTATGATGAAAGaaagaaatcaaagaaaataaattGTGGAGCTAACTTCAACTGGAGTTTAGTTGGCTGATCCTATAGATGTTGCtacctccgtcccaatttacgtGTCTTTGTTTGATTAGGCACGGAGttcaagaaataaaaggaaacttccGAATCTTTTGGtcttaaattaatttttaaatctTGTTGTCTTTTAACTTGCCATTTAGAATGTTAGAATTACAAACGTTAATAAATATAGAAACACACTCCTTTTGGGATAGataaaaaaggaaagtaagacacttcaACTGACAGGAGGAGTAGAAAAGACTATAATTCTATAAATAGAGTACTTATGAAGAAGATTCCCACACTCTCTCACTGTCAAAAGCTGGCACTCTGATGCAACTGACAAGGAAACATTTGATGGGATATGCGACATTAGAGATGAAGAATCACATGGAATGGATGACTATAATGCTTTTTAAGAAGTCTCAACCTATGATTTAAGTGTGAAGTTGGATGGATTTGTTTGCAACAGAGGTTACAAAAGGCTATTAACTTTGTTGCTTAAATATGACGATCCAGTTATAGTGAAAGACTACACCAATTGTGTGTTGTACTAATCTATATAAGCTTATGACCAAAGTTGCAAGGAAACATCATGTTATAATAACTGTGTTATCTATGAAGCTGAAACATGTATCATTTCTGGAGGAAAATGGCAGATAACATATTAGCCCATGAACTTAAAGGCGTATACTAGGAAATAAGTATCACCTAAGTACACGATCAAGATTGATCTACAGAAAGTTCGCGACGCTGTAGAATGACTTTTCATAGAACAAGTCATAGAGAAGTTGGGGTTTCCTGAAAATTTTATTGTTTGGGTATGTATGTGCTAGAACAGTGAAAATGCTATCCTGCTAAATGGTGAACCTTCAGAGATGCTCCCAGAGGACTTAGATAGGAGACTCGCCCCCTTTTGTATTTGCAATTGATATGGAGTACTTAAGCATAACTCTAAATGGACATAGCTGAAAGATTTTAAGAGTCATCATAGAGCTGCAAATTTAGGAAACACTACCTAAGTATTGCAGATAATTTATTACTATTTACACGGGGAGGTCTAGCATCTTTGATGTTTTACAACAGTGCTTCAGCCAATTATCAGCTGAATCAGGTCTACTATCAAATGTGGGAAAAAATTCGGTGTAATTTGGTGGAGTTTCTCAGAATGAATTGCCCTTCTCTTTAGTGTAGTGGCGAGAAAATTATTGCTAGGAATACAGCTGGTGCAGACAGTTCTCTTTGGTATCCAAGCCTATTGTGTCTCAATTATTTGTGATACCTACTAAGACCTCACGCATAGCACTGTTGATGCATACTATAAAATCTACATCTGGCCGGAGTTTAGTAGTGGCTTGGGATAGAATGTGTTCTCCTAAGTACATGGGATGACTGAACCTAACAAATTTGCAGCTATGCAACAAAGCTACTATCATTAAAATATGCTGGGATCTAACACAAACACAGGATAAGCTATGAATCGACATTACATCAAAAGTCAACGATTCAAAAATGGTACAGGTTATCAGGAAAATACTTGGAAGTAGGAACTATTTTGAAGCAGATGCAATACACTACCAGAGTTGAAAACAGCATGATAAGACAAACCTACTTGCAATTACTATGTAATTCCCCTCTTAAGAAATACTTTGATGTTCTGGAATGATGCAAACCTAAGGCTAAGATTCACAATGTGAGTGGGGATGAAGGTGGATTGCAGGAGGTTCACTGTGTCAAACTTATGATGAGTCCGATGGGCATCCATTTGCATTTTAAGGGCCCATGGAACAGAGTGCTACAATGCTTATGAAGACAAATTTACAAAACAACTGCTTGGGACCAACATTTGGGTGCCCAAATCTTTAGCATGAGATGCTGAGAGTGCCCATGTCATCTGTATTAGAAAAGATCAGAGAATTTCTAAACAATCATACGCCATATAACCACCAAAATATGTGGTAAGAATTAAGTCCACGAGAATTAAACAAAAAGAGACTCCGAGGCAGTATTTCTACCTTGATATTCTTTCACGTTATAACAGATACGAGAATAGAGCAAGATGCAGCAGACAAAAAATCATGTACGGAGATACAGAGATAGAAACATCTAAGGCTTAGGGGTAGAGATTTTGTCAATAAATGAAGTTCAACAATGTTCTTGGTTAAAATAAAAATGACAGCTTACCGTAACACCAGAAAGGAAAATGGATTAGACACATTAACTGTAGTGCATTTTCGAACACTTGCAACACCGTGTTTATCAAACTCAGAGCACTGCATAGTTCGCTTATAAGGAAAATGAAGATGAAAAGACATTCCCCCTGAATTAAATTGAAGTGGGTTTAGCAGTATCTTTAAGAAGATAAATTCATACAACTCCCATGAAGTATTGAACCATACTCTCTTCAAATGAGAAGAAAAAATGAAAGCCAAACTAAACCCAAAACAGAAGGCCTCATGCATTTCCTCAGAAAAATCCGCCTTATCAACATTTGAATGACAGGTAAAAGTACAAGAAGGATCACCCAGTATAACTGACAAGGCTTCGTTAGTGCATCCATCAACCCCAAGAGTCACCTCAGCCTTGACAAGTATGAAGGAACCACCACAAAGAGCAAATATACTCAAATATAGTTTTCTTTGCTCTCCCAGTATAACTGACAAGGCTTCGTTAGTGCATCCATCAAACCCAAGAGTCACCTCAGCCTTGACAAGTATGAAGGAGCCACCACAAAGAGCAAATATGCTCGAATAAAAATATCTTTGCTCTCCCGGTATAACTGACAAGGCGTCGTTAGTGCATCCATCAAACCCAAGAGTCACCTCAGCCTTGACAAGTATGAAGGAGCCACCACAAAGAGCAAATATGCTCGAATAAAAATATCTTTGCTCTCCCGGTATAACTGACAAGGCGTCGTTAGTGCATCCATCAACCCCAAGAGTCACCTCAGCCTTGACAAGTATGAAGGAATCATCACAAAGAGCAAATATGCTCAAACAAAACTTTCTTTGCTGCACCCCTGAAGACAAGTCGACAAAACAAACAAGAAATATGAGACCCCCATGTAAAAACAGTCAAGAACACATCAAAGACTGCAGCGAGTACCTGCAGCCCCACTGACCATAAATTAGAGGTTTATGTAACCTCGTCATACATGCTGCACAGTCTCTACATTGTAAGAAGAACAAATTCACCTAAAACAGAAAATACAGAGTAAAGGAAGCTTCTCCCCTACCCTCTAATAGCCAAGAAAGGCCACATAGCTTATATTAGATTACATGATCAGAAGACCAGTCACAAAACTTATATCCTACAGTGGATTCCCAATATTGCATAAATATGTTATTTTTCCACCAAGAATATCCAATATCTCGGTTTTGTTGTCCACAATCGCATTTGTGTAGACAAACAGATCTAACGTGAATGCTTGTACCACCAACAAGAATTGTCATCAGAAAAATGAGATCTACCTCTTTCCAGGTTTAGGGTATCGAATCTACTctcctctggttgcttgtaagaACTAACATTGTAGTCGGCCGCAGCATTACAATCCTGGCTTACATTATTCTGAAAATTATAAACCTGCAGTTGACTTAATCAATTAGTAAAGATATGGGAAACAAAAGGAAAGACAAGTTCTGGTGCAACACAAAAATAAGAATAAGGTCTCACCGTGTCAGAATCATTCACTTGTTCTTTGTAACTTTCAGGGAGCATCGGGAGATGATGTCCAACGAAATCTTGATGAACTGTGCCCAAGGAATTGCTTCCAAAACAGAGCTGCTGCATGTCATTGTTGGAGTTATATGGCGCACAGAAATCGCCCAGCATTAATTGTCCAGTTCCAATGGTATCAGCACAGCTATTTAAAGGGATTTCAAAATCATCAAGCTCCATATAGGCATCTTCTGGAAGAATCATGGGGTTAAGACTATAATTAGCTCCACCACTTGCAGAGAGATCAGATCTCGATTGACCTACTCCTGCCCGGTGATCGATGTCTCCAAGGCCGTCGAATATATCATTCTCATCAGTAGAAGGAGCAGGCGGACCATTTACATCTTGGTTGAAGTTCTCCAGATTCTGCTAAAGGAGGAATATTAATCAAAAGACTTTATAATTAAACAAGTTCCCAATATACAACAATGTTGTACAATTTGCCATAATACAATATCCTGAAAAAGTACAAGGCAAGCAACTGAAAAACAAGCAATACTAAACCATAGTTCCTAAACCCTATAGATGCATAAATTAAAGCAATGTTTTTTCCCTGATGATATTCTCATCAAGCTGTTTAATAGATGAGTTCGACTATCTGTAGAACCTTGTTGAAAACCCTTATTCTCTTGCCGTTTAACTTAAAAGCACTCACACCAAGAATAGTCCAAAGAACATCAAGTGTAAAGGCCAATCTCAAACAAAAAAGCACCTTCCATTTAACTTTACCAAGTCAAGTGCTGCTTTAAGCAAAACTGAGAGAAGAAATCAGTGCAAACACTAGAATAGACAACAAGTGAAGACATTAGCTAAACATGAAATGAAATTTCAGTGACAAACATGCGCTTGAATGTCAAAGCATATCTCAATAGATTTATAAACACTACACACCTGATTAGTCTCATTTCCAGCAGAAAGCAGAGTAGGGTCTTCAGTGAAAATGTCTAATAGACCATCGATCTCATCACCTTGCTCGTCAGGAGGCATCTCATTAGTAGGTCCGGAAACAGGGTTCACCATGCTAGGGCCAACTGGACAACTCTGTTTCTCTGGAAGTATTAGCAGGGGAGAAAAAGAATAGGATGAATTCAATTGACCAGGCACCTCCTCATCAACCGGAAAAACATCTGATGTACAAGGTTCAGAAGGAATCTTGGCATCTTCCCAATCTTCCTCCTTAAAAGGTGCTCCATACTGTGCACCATTTTTTGGACCAGGCCCACTCTTCTGGAATACTTTACAAAGCACATAATCCTACAAAACAAAGATTTGATGAATAACAAGTATTAAAAGTTACAAATATACAAGGAAAGATGATAATACTATACCAAGACCCACActaatataacaaacataataaCTCCAGATACCAATATTTAACTCAAATTTAAAAACGCCTTCCTTCCGTACGGTTTGAACCTTACGGACAGGACAGCACACCACACCTAAGATTGGCTAATAATTACACCATAGAATTTGAGGAACATGAATTATCAATTTCTTTTTTTATGAAGGTAGTGCGCAAGCCCGCTTGTGCACACCTCAACACTTCCACCAAGTACCCACTAGCACAGGTACCGGGTAACTATGCCACCAAGGCTAGACAGAAAAGAATTACCTGGTATTGTGTCTCCAGGATTTAACGTAGGAGACCCAAGAAAGTTTATAATTAAGGAACCCTAGCAGAGATAGTAGGGGACAACATACTTGGGAATTTATCATCTTAATATTATCCTCATAATATTTATTCCAGAAATCAGAGAATATGACCCAATTTGCAACAATGTTTTAATCAATATTTCTCACATATGGAAATTATGACAGTGCCATAACGTTCTAATCAGGTTCTCACTGATGGAAACTAGATCATATTACCCGTAAGCCAAGTGCAAACAGAAAAGCAGAGTGAGGAAACTGCAAGCGGCTATCATCGCTATGAGAGCACAAGAAGAGAGCATAAAAACTGATGTAAGAATTAGGTAGTAATAGCCAAGATAGGATATAATTACCTGAGCAAATCCTGCATCAATTAGTTCTTTATCTTCAAACTTGTATTCATGAAGAACCCAATCAGTTCTCAGCCCGTTCGGGGATTGACCTCGATGAAAAATAAGTGTTTTAACTGATCCAACACTCCTGCCATCGGAAGTAATAGATCTATCTTTCCCAGTAGTTTTCCAGTATCCAGTTCCAGTAGAGCGATTCATTCTGACTCCACTAGCATACTTTCTCTTCGTTGGGCAAAAGAAGTACCACTCTCGATCTTTACTTTTATACAAACATTTGTCTGGAAAAAGATATTAAAACATTACACAAAGTTGAATAAAGATAAGT from Lycium barbarum isolate Lr01 chromosome 10, ASM1917538v2, whole genome shotgun sequence includes:
- the LOC132616182 gene encoding NAC domain-containing protein 82-like isoform X1, with amino-acid sequence MRLAPGFRFHPTDVELIMYYLKRKNMGKELLFKGITELNIYDFSPEDLPDKCLYKSKDREWYFFCPTKRKYASGVRMNRSTGTGYWKTTGKDRSITSDGRSVGSVKTLIFHRGQSPNGLRTDWVLHEYKFEDKELIDAGFAQDYVLCKVFQKSGPGPKNGAQYGAPFKEEDWEDAKIPSEPCTSDVFPVDEEVPGQLNSSYSFSPLLILPEKQSCPVGPSMVNPVSGPTNEMPPDEQGDEIDGLLDIFTEDPTLLSAGNETNQQNLENFNQDVNGPPAPSTDENDIFDGLGDIDHRAGVGQSRSDLSASGGANYSLNPMILPEDAYMELDDFEIPLNSCADTIGTGQLMLGDFCAPYNSNNDMQQLCFGSNSLGTVHQDFVGHHLPMLPESYKEQVNDSDTVYNFQNNVSQDCNAAADYNVSSYKQPEESRFDTLNLERGVQQRKFCLSIFALCDDSFILVKAEVTLGVDGCTNDALSVIPGEQRYFYSSIFALCGGSFILVKAEVTLGFDGCTNDALSVIPGEQRYFYSSIFALCGGSFILVKAEVTLGFDGCTNEALSVILGEQRKLYLSIFALCGGSFILVKAEVTLGVDGCTNEALSVILGDPSCTFTCHSNVDKADFSEEMHEAFCFGFSLAFIFSSHLKRVWFNTSWELYEFIFLKILLNPLQFNSGGMSFHLHFPYKRTMQCSEFDKHGVASVRKCTTVNVSNPFSFLVLR
- the LOC132616182 gene encoding NAC domain-containing protein 82-like isoform X2, with translation MRLAPGFRFHPTDVELIMYYLKRKNMGKELLFKGITELNIYDFSPEDLPDKCLYKSKDREWYFFCPTKRKYASGVRMNRSTGTGYWKTTGKDRSITSDGRSVGSVKTLIFHRGQSPNGLRTDWVLHEYKFEDKELIDAGFAQDYVLCKVFQKSGPGPKNGAQYGAPFKEEDWEDAKIPSEPCTSDVFPVDEEVPGQLNSSYSFSPLLILPEKQSCPVGPSMVNPVSGPTNEMPPDEQGDEIDGLLDIFTEDPTLLSAGNETNQNLENFNQDVNGPPAPSTDENDIFDGLGDIDHRAGVGQSRSDLSASGGANYSLNPMILPEDAYMELDDFEIPLNSCADTIGTGQLMLGDFCAPYNSNNDMQQLCFGSNSLGTVHQDFVGHHLPMLPESYKEQVNDSDTVYNFQNNVSQDCNAAADYNVSSYKQPEESRFDTLNLERGVQQRKFCLSIFALCDDSFILVKAEVTLGVDGCTNDALSVIPGEQRYFYSSIFALCGGSFILVKAEVTLGFDGCTNDALSVIPGEQRYFYSSIFALCGGSFILVKAEVTLGFDGCTNEALSVILGEQRKLYLSIFALCGGSFILVKAEVTLGVDGCTNEALSVILGDPSCTFTCHSNVDKADFSEEMHEAFCFGFSLAFIFSSHLKRVWFNTSWELYEFIFLKILLNPLQFNSGGMSFHLHFPYKRTMQCSEFDKHGVASVRKCTTVNVSNPFSFLVLR